One window of the Aquila chrysaetos chrysaetos chromosome 8, bAquChr1.4, whole genome shotgun sequence genome contains the following:
- the DHX58 gene encoding probable ATP-dependent RNA helicase DHX58 isoform X1, protein MELRGYQREAVAPALRGRNSIIWLPTGAGKTRAAVHVCRRHLESRRGGRVAVLVNKVHLVDQHAKKEFHVLQDAFRVTAISGDSHHKSFFACVVKQSDVIICTAQILQNALVSKEEDTHVELTDFSLLVIDECHHTHKEGVYNKIMLNYLQRKLSGQQGLPQVLGLTASPGTGGATSFEGAVEHILQICANLDTEKIMSAQEEVQHLQSHVPQPRKQYDLCQERAQDPFGEQLKKMMEQIQQYMEMPGLPQDFGTQIYEQRIMELEKRAAETFCRKMRVCALHLRKYNDALLINDTVRMIDAFQCLQQFYAAERDAKDPTERFLTTTFEENRMSLQALARDRRYENPRLGKLEEILQEHFQPPGTARGIVFTKTRQSAHSLLSWLQDTATLCGQHIRAAVLTGAGYSNQTKHMTQNEQQDVIKLFREGALNLLFSTSVAEEGLDIPECNIVVRYGLMTNEIAMVQARGRARAENSVYSVLAKANSREVSRELLNENLVELMERAIRAVQAMPEQEYSLKPCAASCPPHCPASHCLLQIRDLQQVAVASWLMKEARISERRQLHDPDDVYLYCVNCNVAVCRGSDIRTVEGMHHVNINPNFRVYYRVSGKIEFQRTFKDWEPGCRIMCSECSQDWGMEMIYRQVKLPILCIKNFVVETPAEKRRYKKWSAVTFPVKEFDYLEYCSSTHGQSF, encoded by the exons ATGGAGCTGCGGGGGTACCAGCGGGAGGCGGTGGCCCCGGCCCTGCGCGGCCGCAACAGCATCATCTGGCTGCCCACGGGCGCCGGCAAGACCCGCGCGGCCGTCCACGTCTGCCGGCGGCACCTGGAGAGCCGGCGGGGCGGCAGGGTGGCCGTCCTGGTCAACAAG GTGCATCTGGTGGACCAGCACGCCAAGAAAGAGTTCCACGTGCTGCAGGACGCCTTCAGGGTGACGGCCATCAGTGGGGACAGCCACCACAAGTCCTTCTTCGCCTGCGTGGTGAAGCAGAGCGATGTCATCATCTGCACGGCCCAGATCCTGCAGAACGCGCTGGTCAGCAAGGAGGAAGACACGCACGTGGAGCTGACGG ATTTCTCGCTGCTGGTGATAGACGAGTGCCACCACACACACAAGGAGGGCGTCTACAACAAAATCATGCTGAATTACCTCCAGCGCAAGCTCAGCGGGCAGCAGGGCCTGCCACAGGTCCTGGGCCTGACGGCGTCCCCCGGCACCGGGGGGGCAACTTCCTTCGAGGGAGCTGTAGAGCACATCCTGCAG ATCTGTGCCAACCTGGACACCGAGAAAATCATGTCGGCGCAGGAGGAGGTGCAGCACCTGCAGAGCCACGTCCCCCAGCCCAGGAAGCAGTACGACCTGTGCCAGGAGAGAGCGCAG gaCCCCTTTGGTGAGCAGCTGAAGAAGATGATGGAGCAGATCCAGCAGTACATGGAGATGCCTGGCCTGCCACAGGACTTCGGCACGCAGATTTACGAGCAGCGCATTAtggagctggagaagagag CGGCAGAGACGTTTTGTCGCAAGATGCGGGTGTGCGCACTGCACCTGCGCAAGTACAACGACGCATTGCTGATCAACGACACGGTGCGGATGATCGACGCCTTCCAGTGCCTCCAGCAGTTCTACGCTGCTGAGAGGGACGCAAAGGACCCCACCGAACGGTTCCTCACCACCACGTTTGAGG AAAACAGGATGAGCTTGCAGGCGCTTGCCAGGGACCGGCGCTATGAGAACCCCAGGCTGGGCAAACTGGAGGAGATCCTGCAGGAGCACTTCCAGCCCCCGGGCACTGCTCGTGGCATCGTCTTCACCAAGACCCGGCAGAGTGCCCACAGCCTGCTCAGCTGGCTGCAGGACACGGCCACGCTCTGTGGCCAGCACATCAGGGCTGCCGTCCTCACCGGTGCCGGCTACAGCAACCAGACCAAGCACATGACGCAG AACGAGCAGCAGGACGTGATCAAGCTGTTCCGCGAGGGAGCCCTCAACCTGCTCTTCTCCACCAGCGTGGCTGAGGAGGGCCTGGATATCCCCGAGTGCAACATTGTGGTCCGTTATGGGCTGATGACCAACGAGATTGCCATGGTGCAG GCCCGGGGCCGTGCCCGTGCCGAAAACAGCGTCTACTCCGTCCTCGCCAAAGCCAACAGCAGAGAGGTCTCTCGTGAACTGCTCAATGAGAACCTCGTGGAGCTCATGGAGAGGGCGATCAGAGCAGTGCAGGCCATGCCTGAGCAGGAGTACAGCCTCAAG CCCTGTGCTGCCTCCTGTCCTCCCCACTGTCCTGCCTCCCACTGCCTTCTGCAGATCAGGGACCTGCAGCAAGTTGCCGTTGCCAGCTGGCTAATGAAGGAGGCCAGGATCAGCGAGAGGCGGCAGCTGCACGACCCGGATGATGTTTACCTCTACTGCGTCAACTGCAACGTGGCGGTGTGCCGTGGCAGCGACATCCGCACTGTGGAGGGCATGCACCACGTTAACATCAACCCCAACTTCAG GGTGTATTACAGAGTTTCCGGGAAAATAGAGTTCCAGCGGACTTTCAAGGACTGGGAGCCCGGCTGCCGCATCATGTGCAGTGAGTGCAGCCAG GACTGGGGAATGGAGATGATCTACCGACAGGTGAAGCTGCCCATCCTCTGCATCAAAAACTTTGTGGTGGAGACACCGGCTGAGAAGAGGAGGTACAAGAAATGGAGTGCTGTGACATTCCCTGTCAAGGAGTTTGACTACCTGGAGTACTGCTCCAGCACCCACGGCCAGTCCTTCTAG
- the DHX58 gene encoding probable ATP-dependent RNA helicase DHX58 isoform X3, protein MELRGYQREAVAPALRGRNSIIWLPTGAGKTRAAVHVCRRHLESRRGGRVAVLVNKVHLVDQHAKKEFHVLQDAFRVTAISGDSHHKSFFACVVKQSDVIICTAQILQNALVSKEEDTHVELTDFSLLVIDECHHTHKEGVYNKIMLNYLQRKLSGQQGLPQVLGLTASPGTGGATSFEGAVEHILQICANLDTEKIMSAQEEVQHLQSHVPQPRKQYDLCQERAQDPFGEQLKKMMEQIQQYMEMPGLPQDFGTQIYEQRIMELEKRAAETFCRKMRVCALHLRKYNDALLINDTVRMIDAFQCLQQFYAAERDAKDPTERFLTTTFEENRMSLQALARDRRYENPRLGKLEEILQEHFQPPGTARGIVFTKTRQSAHSLLSWLQDTATLCGQHIRAAVLTGAGYSNQTKHMTQNEQQDVIKLFREGALNLLFSTSVAEEGLDIPECNIVVRYGLMTNEIAMVQARGRARAENSVYSVLAKANSREVSRELLNENLVELMERAIRAVQAMPEQEYSLKIRDLQQVAVASWLMKEARISERRQLHDPDDVYLYCVNCNVAVCRGSDIRTVEGMHHVNINPNFRVYYRVSGKIEFQRTFKDWEPGCRIMCSECSQDWGMEMIYRQVKLPILCIKNFVVETPAEKRRYKKWSAVTFPVKEFDYLEYCSSTHGQSF, encoded by the exons ATGGAGCTGCGGGGGTACCAGCGGGAGGCGGTGGCCCCGGCCCTGCGCGGCCGCAACAGCATCATCTGGCTGCCCACGGGCGCCGGCAAGACCCGCGCGGCCGTCCACGTCTGCCGGCGGCACCTGGAGAGCCGGCGGGGCGGCAGGGTGGCCGTCCTGGTCAACAAG GTGCATCTGGTGGACCAGCACGCCAAGAAAGAGTTCCACGTGCTGCAGGACGCCTTCAGGGTGACGGCCATCAGTGGGGACAGCCACCACAAGTCCTTCTTCGCCTGCGTGGTGAAGCAGAGCGATGTCATCATCTGCACGGCCCAGATCCTGCAGAACGCGCTGGTCAGCAAGGAGGAAGACACGCACGTGGAGCTGACGG ATTTCTCGCTGCTGGTGATAGACGAGTGCCACCACACACACAAGGAGGGCGTCTACAACAAAATCATGCTGAATTACCTCCAGCGCAAGCTCAGCGGGCAGCAGGGCCTGCCACAGGTCCTGGGCCTGACGGCGTCCCCCGGCACCGGGGGGGCAACTTCCTTCGAGGGAGCTGTAGAGCACATCCTGCAG ATCTGTGCCAACCTGGACACCGAGAAAATCATGTCGGCGCAGGAGGAGGTGCAGCACCTGCAGAGCCACGTCCCCCAGCCCAGGAAGCAGTACGACCTGTGCCAGGAGAGAGCGCAG gaCCCCTTTGGTGAGCAGCTGAAGAAGATGATGGAGCAGATCCAGCAGTACATGGAGATGCCTGGCCTGCCACAGGACTTCGGCACGCAGATTTACGAGCAGCGCATTAtggagctggagaagagag CGGCAGAGACGTTTTGTCGCAAGATGCGGGTGTGCGCACTGCACCTGCGCAAGTACAACGACGCATTGCTGATCAACGACACGGTGCGGATGATCGACGCCTTCCAGTGCCTCCAGCAGTTCTACGCTGCTGAGAGGGACGCAAAGGACCCCACCGAACGGTTCCTCACCACCACGTTTGAGG AAAACAGGATGAGCTTGCAGGCGCTTGCCAGGGACCGGCGCTATGAGAACCCCAGGCTGGGCAAACTGGAGGAGATCCTGCAGGAGCACTTCCAGCCCCCGGGCACTGCTCGTGGCATCGTCTTCACCAAGACCCGGCAGAGTGCCCACAGCCTGCTCAGCTGGCTGCAGGACACGGCCACGCTCTGTGGCCAGCACATCAGGGCTGCCGTCCTCACCGGTGCCGGCTACAGCAACCAGACCAAGCACATGACGCAG AACGAGCAGCAGGACGTGATCAAGCTGTTCCGCGAGGGAGCCCTCAACCTGCTCTTCTCCACCAGCGTGGCTGAGGAGGGCCTGGATATCCCCGAGTGCAACATTGTGGTCCGTTATGGGCTGATGACCAACGAGATTGCCATGGTGCAG GCCCGGGGCCGTGCCCGTGCCGAAAACAGCGTCTACTCCGTCCTCGCCAAAGCCAACAGCAGAGAGGTCTCTCGTGAACTGCTCAATGAGAACCTCGTGGAGCTCATGGAGAGGGCGATCAGAGCAGTGCAGGCCATGCCTGAGCAGGAGTACAGCCTCAAG ATCAGGGACCTGCAGCAAGTTGCCGTTGCCAGCTGGCTAATGAAGGAGGCCAGGATCAGCGAGAGGCGGCAGCTGCACGACCCGGATGATGTTTACCTCTACTGCGTCAACTGCAACGTGGCGGTGTGCCGTGGCAGCGACATCCGCACTGTGGAGGGCATGCACCACGTTAACATCAACCCCAACTTCAG GGTGTATTACAGAGTTTCCGGGAAAATAGAGTTCCAGCGGACTTTCAAGGACTGGGAGCCCGGCTGCCGCATCATGTGCAGTGAGTGCAGCCAG GACTGGGGAATGGAGATGATCTACCGACAGGTGAAGCTGCCCATCCTCTGCATCAAAAACTTTGTGGTGGAGACACCGGCTGAGAAGAGGAGGTACAAGAAATGGAGTGCTGTGACATTCCCTGTCAAGGAGTTTGACTACCTGGAGTACTGCTCCAGCACCCACGGCCAGTCCTTCTAG
- the DHX58 gene encoding probable ATP-dependent RNA helicase DHX58 isoform X2, which translates to MELRGYQREAVAPALRGRNSIIWLPTGAGKTRAAVHVCRRHLESRRGGRVAVLVNKVHLVDQHAKKEFHVLQDAFRVTAISGDSHHKSFFACVVKQSDVIICTAQILQNALVSKEEDTHVELTDFSLLVIDECHHTHKEGVYNKIMLNYLQRKLSGQQGLPQVLGLTASPGTGGATSFEGAVEHILQEEVQHLQSHVPQPRKQYDLCQERAQDPFGEQLKKMMEQIQQYMEMPGLPQDFGTQIYEQRIMELEKRAAETFCRKMRVCALHLRKYNDALLINDTVRMIDAFQCLQQFYAAERDAKDPTERFLTTTFEENRMSLQALARDRRYENPRLGKLEEILQEHFQPPGTARGIVFTKTRQSAHSLLSWLQDTATLCGQHIRAAVLTGAGYSNQTKHMTQNEQQDVIKLFREGALNLLFSTSVAEEGLDIPECNIVVRYGLMTNEIAMVQARGRARAENSVYSVLAKANSREVSRELLNENLVELMERAIRAVQAMPEQEYSLKPCAASCPPHCPASHCLLQIRDLQQVAVASWLMKEARISERRQLHDPDDVYLYCVNCNVAVCRGSDIRTVEGMHHVNINPNFRVYYRVSGKIEFQRTFKDWEPGCRIMCSECSQDWGMEMIYRQVKLPILCIKNFVVETPAEKRRYKKWSAVTFPVKEFDYLEYCSSTHGQSF; encoded by the exons ATGGAGCTGCGGGGGTACCAGCGGGAGGCGGTGGCCCCGGCCCTGCGCGGCCGCAACAGCATCATCTGGCTGCCCACGGGCGCCGGCAAGACCCGCGCGGCCGTCCACGTCTGCCGGCGGCACCTGGAGAGCCGGCGGGGCGGCAGGGTGGCCGTCCTGGTCAACAAG GTGCATCTGGTGGACCAGCACGCCAAGAAAGAGTTCCACGTGCTGCAGGACGCCTTCAGGGTGACGGCCATCAGTGGGGACAGCCACCACAAGTCCTTCTTCGCCTGCGTGGTGAAGCAGAGCGATGTCATCATCTGCACGGCCCAGATCCTGCAGAACGCGCTGGTCAGCAAGGAGGAAGACACGCACGTGGAGCTGACGG ATTTCTCGCTGCTGGTGATAGACGAGTGCCACCACACACACAAGGAGGGCGTCTACAACAAAATCATGCTGAATTACCTCCAGCGCAAGCTCAGCGGGCAGCAGGGCCTGCCACAGGTCCTGGGCCTGACGGCGTCCCCCGGCACCGGGGGGGCAACTTCCTTCGAGGGAGCTGTAGAGCACATCCTGCAG GAGGAGGTGCAGCACCTGCAGAGCCACGTCCCCCAGCCCAGGAAGCAGTACGACCTGTGCCAGGAGAGAGCGCAG gaCCCCTTTGGTGAGCAGCTGAAGAAGATGATGGAGCAGATCCAGCAGTACATGGAGATGCCTGGCCTGCCACAGGACTTCGGCACGCAGATTTACGAGCAGCGCATTAtggagctggagaagagag CGGCAGAGACGTTTTGTCGCAAGATGCGGGTGTGCGCACTGCACCTGCGCAAGTACAACGACGCATTGCTGATCAACGACACGGTGCGGATGATCGACGCCTTCCAGTGCCTCCAGCAGTTCTACGCTGCTGAGAGGGACGCAAAGGACCCCACCGAACGGTTCCTCACCACCACGTTTGAGG AAAACAGGATGAGCTTGCAGGCGCTTGCCAGGGACCGGCGCTATGAGAACCCCAGGCTGGGCAAACTGGAGGAGATCCTGCAGGAGCACTTCCAGCCCCCGGGCACTGCTCGTGGCATCGTCTTCACCAAGACCCGGCAGAGTGCCCACAGCCTGCTCAGCTGGCTGCAGGACACGGCCACGCTCTGTGGCCAGCACATCAGGGCTGCCGTCCTCACCGGTGCCGGCTACAGCAACCAGACCAAGCACATGACGCAG AACGAGCAGCAGGACGTGATCAAGCTGTTCCGCGAGGGAGCCCTCAACCTGCTCTTCTCCACCAGCGTGGCTGAGGAGGGCCTGGATATCCCCGAGTGCAACATTGTGGTCCGTTATGGGCTGATGACCAACGAGATTGCCATGGTGCAG GCCCGGGGCCGTGCCCGTGCCGAAAACAGCGTCTACTCCGTCCTCGCCAAAGCCAACAGCAGAGAGGTCTCTCGTGAACTGCTCAATGAGAACCTCGTGGAGCTCATGGAGAGGGCGATCAGAGCAGTGCAGGCCATGCCTGAGCAGGAGTACAGCCTCAAG CCCTGTGCTGCCTCCTGTCCTCCCCACTGTCCTGCCTCCCACTGCCTTCTGCAGATCAGGGACCTGCAGCAAGTTGCCGTTGCCAGCTGGCTAATGAAGGAGGCCAGGATCAGCGAGAGGCGGCAGCTGCACGACCCGGATGATGTTTACCTCTACTGCGTCAACTGCAACGTGGCGGTGTGCCGTGGCAGCGACATCCGCACTGTGGAGGGCATGCACCACGTTAACATCAACCCCAACTTCAG GGTGTATTACAGAGTTTCCGGGAAAATAGAGTTCCAGCGGACTTTCAAGGACTGGGAGCCCGGCTGCCGCATCATGTGCAGTGAGTGCAGCCAG GACTGGGGAATGGAGATGATCTACCGACAGGTGAAGCTGCCCATCCTCTGCATCAAAAACTTTGTGGTGGAGACACCGGCTGAGAAGAGGAGGTACAAGAAATGGAGTGCTGTGACATTCCCTGTCAAGGAGTTTGACTACCTGGAGTACTGCTCCAGCACCCACGGCCAGTCCTTCTAG